Genomic DNA from Vicingaceae bacterium:
ATTCCGGAGGTTGTCATGAACAATAAAACAGGTTTTTTACATCATGTTGGCGATATAGAACACATGGCATCTTCGGCAATAAAACTATTACAGGAGAAAGATCTTTGGGAAAAATTTCATCAAAATTCCATCAATCATTCAAGAAAGTTTGACAGTTTTGAAATTGTAAAATTATATGAAGCTATGTATGAAAAAGTTTTAAGCCAGGTTTAATCAATGTCTTTGACCAGTATATTATGCGCCATATTTTTGGTAATCATAGTTTTCGAACCGTTTATTTCAACAATTAGCGTGCCTTCATCTTGAATTTGATGAATAATTTTTCCGATTTTGCCCTGTTGCACTCCCACCATCTCAAAATAATGCTGAATTTCTTTTTGAGGATTTCTGATTCCTGCTATTTGAAACAATTTGTTTTTGGGCCAATCGACCAACGGAACATGCTGATCTTCCGGCCATTTAAGATTGCTATCGGGGATAGGTTCGCCATGCGGATCAAATTGTGGAAAACCGAGATACTTGTCAAGAGCTTTTATTAATTCTTCCGACTGAATATGTTCTAATTGTTCGGCAATATGATGCACGTTTTCCCTTTCAATGGATAAAACATGGTGCAAAAAATATTCCCACAATCTATGTTTTCTGATTATTTCCAATGCTCTGTTATTTCCGGATTCTGTGAGTTCAACTCCTTGGTATTTTTCATACTTTAACCAACCTTTTTCTGATAACTTAACCAACATCGAGGTGACGGATGATGGTTTTACATCCAATGCTTTCGCAATATCGAGCGTGTTTACTTTACCCGTATTTTTTGTTATTTGCGATAAATGATAAATGATTTTCAAATAATTTTCTTCTGAATTTGAACTGTTCATCGATTATGTTTCTTTCTGCGAATTTACAAATCAAATTAAAATTTGAACCAATACCCTACCTTTTAATAAAACTTGTTTTAATCTTTTTCTTGTCTTGATATCCAATCAATTTTTTTAAATTTAGATAAAACTAAATTATTATTTTTGCTCACCTAAATTATTAAAAATGAAAATCATTTTAATATTATTATCATTTTGTTTATCAAAATTTTGCTACTCTCAATATAAAGCAAAGGTTAAACTTTATGACCAAAAAGGAAATGGGATTCATTATGGAGTTATTTTTAATCCGGATATTAGTCAATCATTTTATCCGGATTCTTCGGGAATGTTTGTTATTAATTCTAATGCAATCATGCAAAAGATCATTATATCGGTTCCGGGTTTTAAAACCGATACGGTCATGATTCATTGTGCAGATGACAACATCGTTCATAAAATCACACTAAAAGAAAACTTGCAACATTTGCCTGTTTTTGAAATAAAATCGGATAAATCCGGTAATCAAAATGAAAACTATTTTTCCGAAATTATAAATCCGAAACTATGGCAAAGAAACCTCTCCCCTTCTTTCACGGAAACCATCCATAAGATTAGTGGATTTAAATATCAAATTACTTGCAATGTATGCTATGCCGGTGAATTAACATTGTTTGGATTATCCTCCGGTTATTATCAAATCTTTATAGATGAAATTCCTGTATTCAAAGGATTGTCTTCGGTATATGCCATACAAAACTTCCCTGTACAGACAGTTTCAAAAGCTGAAATAATATACGGACCGGATGATGGTACCATGGGAATCCAATCTATTGCCGGCTCTCTTTATCTTCACACCGGAGATTCTTTAAACGTAAACAACATGCTTCAAACAAGAATTTCGAGCAGCGGTGAGTTGAAAGTGAATTTATTTTTGAAACCTTCCCGCAAAAATATTTGGTTTAATGCCGATTTTTCAACGATGGATATTCGATGGGATAAAAATAAGGATGGATTTTTGGATATACCATTGTATAAACGTTTTAATTTTTGGTTGAAAAATTCTGTCAATACCAAACAAGGTAATGTGGATATAATTTCAAATGTTGCCTTAGAAAGCAGAATCGGTGGACAAAAAAATTACACGGTAAAAAATAAAGGATCTGATTCAATATATGGAGAATTTGTGAATTATTATTCTGTCTTTTCGGGAGTCAAATGGATTCCAAAATCAATTAAATACTCAAAAATTTTATTTTCATTAAACCACTATTCTCATAATGCCATATACGGATTAAATCCATTTCATGCTCAACAAAACAACATCTATGGAATTTTCGAAAAATCTCTTTTCTACAAAAAACATCAAACCAAATTTGTATTGAATCCTTCGATGATGACCTATCATGACATTTACCTAACTGAAACACAATTTGAAAAGCAAACAGGCATGGCTGTCAGACATTCAACTAAAATCTTGTCAAATTCAACCATATCAATAACTTCCCGAATGGATTATCATAATGTACACGGTTGGATTTTTTCTCCCCGGCTTTTATTCAATACTAAAATTTTTGGCAACAAAAATGAAATGACGATTCATGCAGGCCGATCATTCCGTACTATTCAATTTGCATCCGAAAGTCATGCAGCATTAACTGGTAGCAGGGAATTTTTTATAGTCAAACCTTTACAGCCCGAAATTGCACTGGCTGCTCAGCTCTCTTTCAAAAGAACATTTAAATTTAAAAACTCCATTATTTCCACCGGAATACATGGATATACGGCTCAAATTCAGAATAAAATCTTGTTGGATTATGATATGAATGGACAAAAAATTATATTCAGAAACGATTCTACAAATCTTCGCTTAAAAAATTTGATATTTTTCTTAAAGGCCGAAATTTCACAATGGGAAATAAACCTTGACGCTCTTTGGAATCATCATTTTCTGAAAAATGGGAATGAATCAGAAAAACTTTTTTTTATGGAAAAATATAATGTGAATGTAAGTGTGTCGAGAGAATTTGTTCAAAAAGGGCTTAGCACACGATTAAATCTCAAAACCATCGGCCCTATGCGAATGCCTTTGGCCGGTATTTATGATCCGCGTCCCGAATACAGTCCGGTTTGGAACACACTTGGACTTTATGTTAGAAAAAAATACTTCCTTTGGTTTGATTTATTTAATCGTGGAAAATTTGTTCGATTACAACCCCGCCCATAAACTTCCATTCCTGATAGCACGTTTTCATGATCCTTTTGACAAACATGTACAAACGGATGATCAAGGGAATGTTGTTGTGACAAAAGAAAATCCTTATGGTTTAACCTTTGACACCACATACAGTTATGCTCCCAACTGGGGACGATTATTTCGAATCGGATGGAAATTTATTTGGTAGTACAATATATCCGGTTATCTCCAATTTTGACCGATTGACAAATTTTCCTTTTTGGTATTGTAAAAAAGTTATTTTTGCCGGAAAATAACTTTTAACTATGAAATTTTTCAAAAATTTTTCTTTTGTAATTTTTTTGTATTTTGCATCAAACACCTTTTCGCAAAAATACATTTACAAATTAAACCTGAACGAATTAAACAACGACGTTTTAAGTGTTACATTACAAATCGACTCTTTTCCTTTTAAAAGTGAAAAAGTTGCCTTTCATTTACCCAAAATAGTTCCCGGCACATATAGCATCTATGATTTTGGGCAATATGTAAAAAATTTAAAAGCTTTCGATAAAAATGGGAACAATCTAAAAGTAGAACATCCTGATTTGAATACATGGATTATCGACCAACCGGAAAAGATTCACAAAATAACCTATGAAGTGGAAGACACCTGGGATGCAAAAAATGTAACAAATGTAGTTTTTGAACCTGCCGGATCGAATTTTGAAAAATCAAAAAATTTTGTCTTGAACAACCATGCCATATTTGGTTTTTTTGCAGGATTTGAAAAATATCCATATGAATTAATCATTGAAAAACCGAAAGATTTTTACCCTTCAACGGGATTGGAAAATGTCAGAATTTATGCAAACAAAGACACACTGTATTCATCAGATTTTTATGAATTGACCGACTCTCCTGTAATGTATTGCACTCCCGACACCACATGGATCGATGTGGCAAATGCTAAGGTGTTGATTAGTGTTTATCACTCCGAAAATAGAGATTTATCAAAAAGCATAGGATCCACAATAGATAAAATGCTACGGGCCCAAGCCGCCTACTTGGGAGGAACATTGCCGGTCAACAAATATGCATTTATCATTTATCTTACCGATCAACTTGGTGCCTCGGGAGGTGCCGGAGCGCTTGAGCACTCTACTTCGTCATTCTACTACCTTCCTATGATGCCTCAGAAACAATTAAACAATTTTATAGTAGATGTGGCAGCCCACGAATTCTTCCATATACTCACACCTTTAACCATACACTCGTATGAAATTGGAAATTTTGATTTTATTCATCCTAAAATGTCAAAACATCTCTGGCTATACGAAGGAATTACCGAATATTTTGCCGGACACATGCAATTATATGAACATCTTATCGAATTGGAGGATTATCTAAAAATCGTCCGAAGCAAAATGAATGCTGCCGATCAATTTGACCCATCGGTTTCGTTTACCGATCTTTCATTGCATTGTTTGGATAAATATGAAGACCAATATCTCAATGTATATCAAAAGGGCGCTTTAATAGGTTTATGTCTGGATATTTTGGTACGCAAAGAAAGCAATGGCGAAAAAGGTTGGCGGGATGTAATGTTGGAACTCTCCCGCATCTATGGAAAAGACAGGTCCTTTCACGACGATTCCTTATTTGACATTATCGAAAAAATCACTTATCCATCTGTAAAGCAGTTTCTTTTAAAACATGTGGCGGATACATTCAAACTTCCTTTTCGTGAATACCTTTCCTGGATAGGCATTGAATATCACGAAAAAATGATAGTGAAAGAGGTTAGTTTGGGTGGTCCGGGGCTGGGTATGGATTATTCCACCGGTCGCCTTGTAGTGATGGATATTAGCAATTTAAATGAATTAGGCAAAAAAATTAAATACCGCACCGGTGATGTAATTATTAGCATCAATGAGCAAGATATCACACTGGAAAACTTCCGTGATGTGAAAGATCAGTTGAATAAAAATGCCCTGGAAGGAGAAAAATTCACATTGGTGCTTGAACGTAAAGGAAAGAAAAAAATCAAAAAAGTACCCTATGTTTTTACTGAAGTAGAAAAAAATCATATTTTGATGGTTGATCCACGTGCCGCCAAAGAATCCATTAATCTTCGGAATCAATGGATGTACGCCAAATAGAAAAAAAGTTCGAAAAACGCTTTTTGTATTATTTCGTACAAATTATCGGTTGGTTTTTGTATGGTTTTATTGCCTTGCTTGTAAGTTTGTCACAAAATAAACCGCTAAACATCAAGTTATTGTCCGGCATTTTTGCTATTGTAGTTATTGGTATATTGACAACCGAAATTTTGCATCTTAAAATTTTAAAAAATAAATGGATTCTGATAAAACCGGTTTTATTGCTAAAAAAAATAATTCCTTTTTCCCTCCTCTTGTCATTAACTGCCTACATTTTACAAACAATTTGGATGCTTTTAATGGGCTCTGCTTTTCAGTTTCATCTTTTGGATGCATTCTTGGGAATGATCAATTGGTGGATTTTGATCAGCATTTGGATTGTTTTATATTATTTGTATCATTATGTGAACCGTTGGCAAAATGAAGCATTGTTGGAAAGCCGTCTTGAAGCGGCAAAAGCACAGGCCGAATTAAATCAATTGAAAAATCAAATAAATCCTCATTTTATTTTTAACAGCTTAAACAGTATTCGTGCATTAATTGACGAATCACCCGAAAATGCCAAATTGTCTGTTACCTTGTTGGCGTCATTGATTAGAAAAACACTTTCGGTAGGTCAAAAAGATTTCATCAGTATTAAAGAGGAATTGGAAATAGTGGAATCATACCTGAAAATAGAAAAAATACGTTTTGAAAACCGTTTATCTTTTGAAATTGTAATGCATGAAGATGTGGCAAATTGTCTCATTCCTCCACTCATTATCCAAACTTTGACCGAAAATTCCATCAAACACGGAATCTCAAAATTGAAAAATGGAGGAAAAGTATTGATTGAATGCAAACCTGTCAGTGAACAATTAAAAATTACCATTCAAAATGACACACCCGCTAATACATATCAAAAAATTCAGGATATACAAACATCAAACATCGGCTTAGGTCTGAAATTGACATATAAAAGGTTAGAATTGTTATATTCCAATAATTTTATTCTGGAAATCAATGCTAAAGACAATAGATTTACGGTAAATATTTTTATACCTTGCAACATTCAAAATTACAAATTATGAAAACGAACCGGGATTTATCCATGAAGACCATTATCGTTGACGACGAAAGATTGGCAAGAAAAGAACTAAAGAAATTACTGGAAAATTATGAATGGATAGAAATTATAGATGAAGCGGAAAATGGAGAAGAAGCCGTAGAAAAAATTAATCAACACAAACCCGACTTGGTATTTTTAGACATTCAAATGCCCGAAATGGATGGCTTTGAGGTTTTAGACCACCTGGACGTATATCCTCTTATTGTTTTTGTAACTGCTTATGATGAATACGCGGCCCATGCCTTTGATGTGGATGCTTTTGATTATTTGTTGAAACCGGTCGAACATCATCGATTGCAGCAATTGATGGATAAACTCATCAAATTTAAAATGCAAGCTTTGTCATCACATATACAAGGACCGGGTGGAGTTTTATCCATTGAAAATTTTGTATTTATCAAAGATGGTGACAATTGCTGGTTTGTACAATTAAAAGATATCCGCTACTTCGAATCTGATGGAAATTATATCAAGGTGTTTTTTGACAGCCACAAACCGATGATTCTAAAATCGTTGAATCAACTTATAGAAAGATTGGACGGGAGATATTTTTTCAGGGCCAGCCGAAAACATATTATCAATCTGCTTTGGGTAGAAAAAATTGAAGTGTGGTATAATGGAGGATTTATCGTGACATTAAAAAGCGGTGAAAAAATCGAGATTTCACGCAGGCAGGGTATTAAATTGAAATATCAATTGAGTTTATAGGAATAAATCCTTTTTTAATCATAAATATTTAAGCTTTTGTATAAAAAAACATAGAACAAAATATTTTAATTTATACTTTTACATTGTGAACAACAAACTACACATAAAACCAACCAAAATTTCACCGGAAGTATATATCTCTCCCTCCGAAGGCATTATATTTGTTCATGGGAAATCTACCATGCCCGATGTGCAAGAATTTTACAATAGTATTTTAGATTTTCTCAATCACAATAAAAACAAATTTCGTTCCCCTTTGAAAATTGTTTTTGCCATCGATGTTTTTAACATACCATCATCAAAAAGATTACTGTTTATCATGTATGAAATGATGGATGTCCAAAACATAGATGTGGAATTTTATTGGATTTATCAAAAAGACGACATGTTTATGAAAGAAGTAGGTGAAGATTATGCTTACATGATTAAAAAAAGTTTTTCATTTTTGCCTGTGGATGATTTAAAAAAATTTTCCATAAAAGATTTTTTAAAGACCTCCCCTTCCCCACTCAGTTAGTTTTTTCATAGTTGTAGAGAGGAGAAAGGCCGCAATTAGCGGCCTTCTTCTTTTTGATAAGAAACCACTTGTGTTGAAATTTTACTTTGTTTAAAAATTGTTTAAAACTTTCTATCTTTCAAACCAAGAAAATTTGTTTTTATTACGCTGAAATACAATCAAATAACACTTGTTAACGATTTCTTAACATTGAATTAATCACACTTTAACCATGATGCTTTGAAATATCAGGGCACAGTTTTGTTTTTTTGCAAAAAATATTCGTTATGATTAAGAAACAACTTTTCGTATCAGGTTTATTTGCCATAGCTTTAATGACAAGCTGTGGTGGCGGAAACCAAAATCAAGATAATTTAAGTGAAGAAGAGAAAATCTCAGGTGAGGTTCAGGTAGACGGGTCAAGTACCGTTTATCCAATCACCGAAGCTGTTGCCGAGGAATTTCAAAAAGTATATCCAAATATTTTGGTAAAAGTGGGGTTATCCGGTACCGGTGGCGGATTCAAAAAGTTTGTAAGAGGAGAAACCGACATCAACAATGCTTCAAGAGAAATATCTGCTCACGAAGACAGTTTGGCCAAACTAAACAACATTTCATATATTGAATTGGAAATTGCCTACGATGGTCTTGCCGTGGTGGTTAATCCTGAAAACACCTGGTGCTCGGAGATTACCGTCGAGGAACTGAAAAAAATCTGGGAACCGGAAGCTCAAGGAAAAATCAACAAATGGAATCAAATACGTCCGGAATGGCCCGATGCCGAAATTCACCTTTATGGCGCCGGAGTGGAAAGTGGTACATATGATTATTTTACCGAAGTGATTGTTGGAAAAAGTCATTCTAGTCGCGGAGATTACACCTCGAGCGAAGATGATAATGTTATTGTTCAAGGTATTTCCACTGACAAATATGCATTAGGTTTTTTCGGACTGGCTTATTATGAGGAGAATAAAGACAAGATTAAACTCGTAGCAGTAGACGACTTGAATGACAGTAATGGGAAAGGGCCTATTCTCCCCTCATTAGAAACCGTAAGAAATAAAACCTATGCTCCTTTGAGCCGTCCTTTGTTTATCTATGTCAATTCAAAGGCAGCACAAAGACCTGCCGTTCAAAAATTTGTTGAATTTTATTTGGACAATTGCCGTGAATTGTCGCAAGAAGTTGGGTATGTATCATTGACCGAAGAAGATATCAATGTTCAAAAAGAAAAATGGAACAATTTTTTGAAAACTCTTTCGTCATCTCAAGTTCAGCAATAACCATTTTCGATGAAACTTAAAGAAAAGATAATCGAATTTTTTCTGCTTTTATCGGGAATCATTAGTATTCTCACTACAATAGGCATTTTATATGTGCTCATATCTGAATCTATTCCATTTTTTGAAAAAGTAAGTGTCATAGATTTTTTGACAGACACACAATGGACCCCTTTGTTTGCCGATAAACATTTTGGTATATTGCCTTTATTGACGGGTACTTTATTGACTACCTTCATTGCCCTGCTGGTGGCCATCCCTTTTGGTTTGACTATTGCCATTTACTTAAATGAGTATGCACCCGGAAAATTCCGGAACGTAGTTAAACCAATTTTGGAAGTGCTCGCAGCAATACCAACCGTTGTATACGGATATTTCGCGTTGATGGTGGTAACGCCCTTTTTGCAAAATTTCATTCCTCAATTGTCGGGATTCAATGCTCTATCTCCCGGGATAGTCATGGGCATCATGATTATGCCAATGATATCTTCTTTAAGTGAAGATGCTATGTATGCCGTGCCAAATTCATTGAGGGAAGCATCATATGGCATGGGAGCCACACGGCTGCAAACGGCTCTCAAAGTGATTGTGCCTTCTGCTTCTTCGGGAATTATTGTTTCGATTATCCTTGCAATTTCGAGAGCCGTAGGAGAAACTATGATAGTGGCAATTGCAGCCGGTCAACAACCACGTTTAACCTTAAATCCTTTGGTGCCCATCGAAACCATCACCACTTATATTGTGCAAGTCAGCTTGGGAGATGTTGTGCAAGGCACATTGGAATACCAAACCATTTTTGCGGCAGGTATCACGCTTTTTATCTTGACTTTTATCCTTAATAACATAAGTTATTATTTCCGGAAAAAATATCAAAAGAAATATGAGTAATTCATCCTTCGATATAAACCGCTTTAAAGACAAATTGTTTCAAATTGCAGGAATAGTTTTCACGACATTTGGCTTATTGATTTTGCTTGTTTTTATTGTGTCGATTTTGGTGGAAGGTTTGATGCGTCTTGATTGGCAGTTTATAACGTCCCTTCCTTCACGCAAACCCGAAGAAGCCGGTATTTATGTGGCTATTCTCGGTTCTTTATGGATTATGGGTTTAACCGCATTATTTGCCATCCCATTGGGTGTGGCATCCGGCATTTACCTGGAGGAATACGGAAAAAAAAACAAATTGGCTTCATTGATTGAAATCAATATAACAAACCTGGCAGGTGTTCCATCCATCATTTACGGACTCCTGGCACTTGAAATATTTGTCCGAATCTTAGGATTGGGCCGTAGTGTTCTGGCCGGCAGTTTAACCCTCACATTACTAATTTTACCTGTAATTATCGTTGCTACCCGTGAAGCCATCAAAGCAGTGCCCCATACCATTCGTGAGGCCTCCTATGCATTGGGTGCCACCAAATGGCAAACGATTTGGAATCAAGTTTTGCCGGCTTCAGCCGGAGGTATTGTCACAGGTGTTATACTTGCCCTGTCGAGAGCCGTAGGAGAATCAGCGCCCTTGATAGTCATCGGTGCCATGCTTTATGTCACCCGTGTTCCTACCCATCCTCTGGATGATTTCACGGTTTTGCCCATACAAATTTTTAATTGGCTGTCGCGCCCACAAAAAGGTTTCATTATCAATGCTGCTGCTGCCATTATCGTATTGTTAATAATTACCTTCATTTTAAATGGAATTGCCATATATTTGCGTAATAAATGGCAGAAAAAGGTTAAATGGTAGAATAATGGATCATATTATCAAAACAGAAAATGTCAATGTGTATTACGGTGATTTTCATGTTATCAAAGATGTAAATCTTTCTATAGAACAAAATACCGTAACTGCTTTTATAGGACCTTCCGGATGTGGTAAATCCACTTTTTTAAGATTGTTGAACCGAATGAATGATTACATTGAAAATTTTCGTAAAACAGGAAATATTTATGTAGACGGCGAAGATATTTATGACAAAAAAATTAAAGTAGAAAACCTAAGGAAAAAAGTCGGAATGGTATTTCAAAAACCTAATCCGTTTCCGAAATCTATTTACGAAAACGTAGTTTATGGTCTCAGAATTCAAGGCATAAATAAAAAAAGTGTATTGGACGAAGTGGTAGAACGCACTCTACGGCAAGCTGCTTTATGGGATGAAGTGAAAGATAATTTAAATAAATCGGCATTGGAACTTTCCGGAGGACAACAACAACGTCTTTGCATTGCCCGCACTCTTGCCGTCGAACCTAAAATCATTCTGATGGATGAGCCCGCCTCTGCTCTTGATCCTATTTCAACCGCAAAAATTGAAGAATTGATTTATGAATTGAAACAAAATTACACCATTATCATTGTTACGCATAACATGCAACAAGCCGGACGCGTAAGTGATCACACAGCATTTTTTTACTATGGGAAATTGGTGGAATTTGGCGATACAAAAGAAGTTTTCACCAATCCAAAAGAAGAGTTGACACAAAATTATATAACCGGCCGTTTTGGTTAATAAATTTACCGACTTATGGAAAACAAAAAACAAATTATGACGCATCTGGATATAGAACTAAAACAGCTTCGCAACGAAATCATCCTCATGTGGGAAATGGTCATCAATCAATTGGTAAAAACCCAAAGAGCCCTTATTCAACTCGACACGGATCTTGCCCGTGAAGTCATTGCCAACGAAAAACGGGTAAATGCTCAAGAATTGAAAATTGACCGTGACTGCGAAAATATTTTTGCACTTTTTAGCCCGGTTGCCATTGATCTCAGGTTTGTTTTGGCTGTTTTAAAAATCAATAATAATCTCGAACGTACCGGTGATATTGCCGAAGGTATTGCCCGGTTTGTGTTGGATGTGGAAAAACCATTTGACGAAGAGTTGCTTCAAACTACCGAAGTTTTAATTATGTTTGAAGAAGCCATCGAAATACTCAAAGATACACTCAATGCTTTTATTAAAGAAGATACAAAATCGGCAAGAAGTATTTTTCTTCGTGATGAAACTTTGAACGAAATCAATAAGAGAGCCAACAAAGTGGTGGCTGAATATATCAAAAATCATTTGGACAACATAGACCAAGCCCTTTATATTTTATCGACTATCAGAAAGCTGGAAAGAGTAGGTGATCAAACCCAAAATATCGCAGAAGAGTTGATATTTTATGTAGAAGCCAAAGTAATGAAACACATGGGAAAAACACCGGAATCTTAGTTCTCTTCTATTCGCGGATAATCTTAATTTTATCGCACCATTGTTTCCATTGCAC
This window encodes:
- the pstA gene encoding phosphate transport system permease protein PstA, producing the protein MSNSSFDINRFKDKLFQIAGIVFTTFGLLILLVFIVSILVEGLMRLDWQFITSLPSRKPEEAGIYVAILGSLWIMGLTALFAIPLGVASGIYLEEYGKKNKLASLIEINITNLAGVPSIIYGLLALEIFVRILGLGRSVLAGSLTLTLLILPVIIVATREAIKAVPHTIREASYALGATKWQTIWNQVLPASAGGIVTGVILALSRAVGESAPLIVIGAMLYVTRVPTHPLDDFTVLPIQIFNWLSRPQKGFIINAAAAIIVLLIITFILNGIAIYLRNKWQKKVKW
- a CDS encoding peptidase M61, whose product is MKFFKNFSFVIFLYFASNTFSQKYIYKLNLNELNNDVLSVTLQIDSFPFKSEKVAFHLPKIVPGTYSIYDFGQYVKNLKAFDKNGNNLKVEHPDLNTWIIDQPEKIHKITYEVEDTWDAKNVTNVVFEPAGSNFEKSKNFVLNNHAIFGFFAGFEKYPYELIIEKPKDFYPSTGLENVRIYANKDTLYSSDFYELTDSPVMYCTPDTTWIDVANAKVLISVYHSENRDLSKSIGSTIDKMLRAQAAYLGGTLPVNKYAFIIYLTDQLGASGGAGALEHSTSSFYYLPMMPQKQLNNFIVDVAAHEFFHILTPLTIHSYEIGNFDFIHPKMSKHLWLYEGITEYFAGHMQLYEHLIELEDYLKIVRSKMNAADQFDPSVSFTDLSLHCLDKYEDQYLNVYQKGALIGLCLDILVRKESNGEKGWRDVMLELSRIYGKDRSFHDDSLFDIIEKITYPSVKQFLLKHVADTFKLPFREYLSWIGIEYHEKMIVKEVSLGGPGLGMDYSTGRLVVMDISNLNELGKKIKYRTGDVIISINEQDITLENFRDVKDQLNKNALEGEKFTLVLERKGKKKIKKVPYVFTEVEKNHILMVDPRAAKESINLRNQWMYAK
- a CDS encoding histidine kinase codes for the protein MDVRQIEKKFEKRFLYYFVQIIGWFLYGFIALLVSLSQNKPLNIKLLSGIFAIVVIGILTTEILHLKILKNKWILIKPVLLLKKIIPFSLLLSLTAYILQTIWMLLMGSAFQFHLLDAFLGMINWWILISIWIVLYYLYHYVNRWQNEALLESRLEAAKAQAELNQLKNQINPHFIFNSLNSIRALIDESPENAKLSVTLLASLIRKTLSVGQKDFISIKEELEIVESYLKIEKIRFENRLSFEIVMHEDVANCLIPPLIIQTLTENSIKHGISKLKNGGKVLIECKPVSEQLKITIQNDTPANTYQKIQDIQTSNIGLGLKLTYKRLELLYSNNFILEINAKDNRFTVNIFIPCNIQNYKL
- the sirR gene encoding iron-dependent repressor, with the protein product MNSSNSEENYLKIIYHLSQITKNTGKVNTLDIAKALDVKPSSVTSMLVKLSEKGWLKYEKYQGVELTESGNNRALEIIRKHRLWEYFLHHVLSIERENVHHIAEQLEHIQSEELIKALDKYLGFPQFDPHGEPIPDSNLKWPEDQHVPLVDWPKNKLFQIAGIRNPQKEIQHYFEMVGVQQGKIGKIIHQIQDEGTLIVEINGSKTMITKNMAHNILVKDID
- a CDS encoding protein sphX, whose protein sequence is MIKKQLFVSGLFAIALMTSCGGGNQNQDNLSEEEKISGEVQVDGSSTVYPITEAVAEEFQKVYPNILVKVGLSGTGGGFKKFVRGETDINNASREISAHEDSLAKLNNISYIELEIAYDGLAVVVNPENTWCSEITVEELKKIWEPEAQGKINKWNQIRPEWPDAEIHLYGAGVESGTYDYFTEVIVGKSHSSRGDYTSSEDDNVIVQGISTDKYALGFFGLAYYEENKDKIKLVAVDDLNDSNGKGPILPSLETVRNKTYAPLSRPLFIYVNSKAAQRPAVQKFVEFYLDNCRELSQEVGYVSLTEEDINVQKEKWNNFLKTLSSSQVQQ
- a CDS encoding phosphate transport system regulatory protein PhoU, yielding MENKKQIMTHLDIELKQLRNEIILMWEMVINQLVKTQRALIQLDTDLAREVIANEKRVNAQELKIDRDCENIFALFSPVAIDLRFVLAVLKINNNLERTGDIAEGIARFVLDVEKPFDEELLQTTEVLIMFEEAIEILKDTLNAFIKEDTKSARSIFLRDETLNEINKRANKVVAEYIKNHLDNIDQALYILSTIRKLERVGDQTQNIAEELIFYVEAKVMKHMGKTPES
- the algR gene encoding DNA-binding response regulator, with protein sequence MKTNRDLSMKTIIVDDERLARKELKKLLENYEWIEIIDEAENGEEAVEKINQHKPDLVFLDIQMPEMDGFEVLDHLDVYPLIVFVTAYDEYAAHAFDVDAFDYLLKPVEHHRLQQLMDKLIKFKMQALSSHIQGPGGVLSIENFVFIKDGDNCWFVQLKDIRYFESDGNYIKVFFDSHKPMILKSLNQLIERLDGRYFFRASRKHIINLLWVEKIEVWYNGGFIVTLKSGEKIEISRRQGIKLKYQLSL
- a CDS encoding phosphate transport system permease protein, yielding MKLKEKIIEFFLLLSGIISILTTIGILYVLISESIPFFEKVSVIDFLTDTQWTPLFADKHFGILPLLTGTLLTTFIALLVAIPFGLTIAIYLNEYAPGKFRNVVKPILEVLAAIPTVVYGYFALMVVTPFLQNFIPQLSGFNALSPGIVMGIMIMPMISSLSEDAMYAVPNSLREASYGMGATRLQTALKVIVPSASSGIIVSIILAISRAVGETMIVAIAAGQQPRLTLNPLVPIETITTYIVQVSLGDVVQGTLEYQTIFAAGITLFILTFILNNISYYFRKKYQKKYE
- the pstB gene encoding phosphate import ATP-binding protein PstB, whose protein sequence is MDHIIKTENVNVYYGDFHVIKDVNLSIEQNTVTAFIGPSGCGKSTFLRLLNRMNDYIENFRKTGNIYVDGEDIYDKKIKVENLRKKVGMVFQKPNPFPKSIYENVVYGLRIQGINKKSVLDEVVERTLRQAALWDEVKDNLNKSALELSGGQQQRLCIARTLAVEPKIILMDEPASALDPISTAKIEELIYELKQNYTIIIVTHNMQQAGRVSDHTAFFYYGKLVEFGDTKEVFTNPKEELTQNYITGRFG